One genomic segment of Arthrobacter sp. zg-Y1110 includes these proteins:
- a CDS encoding M20 family metallopeptidase translates to MFVQEAQAILPELVALRRELHRDPETGINLPRTQEKVLAALEGLDLEITLGVKTTSVVAVLRGAEPGPTVLLRGDMDALPVSELTDLDYASTNGSMHACGHDLHVAGLVGAARLLCAQQQDLSGNVIFMFQPGEEGHDGASLMLDEGVLDAAGERPVAAYGIHVRPGPLGVFRTKPGTLMAGANELRITVKGSGGHSSQPQTAIDPVPALTEIATALQTMATRRFSAFDPIVLTVTQLSAGEAINVIPDTASLGASVRTLSEESLDRVIVESKALAEGIAAAHGCSVEVDFTIRYPVTCNDPDRTREAVTGLREIFGEDRVLESRDPLMGSEDFSLVLNEVPGTFLFLGATPPSVNPVTAAWNHSPRVVFDDSVLGDQAAALAQLAYNRLT, encoded by the coding sequence ATGTTTGTACAGGAAGCACAGGCGATCCTGCCTGAACTGGTGGCCCTGCGGCGGGAGCTGCACCGGGATCCGGAGACCGGAATCAACCTGCCCCGGACGCAGGAAAAAGTCCTGGCCGCCCTCGAGGGGCTGGACCTGGAAATCACCCTGGGGGTGAAGACAACCTCCGTGGTCGCCGTGCTCCGCGGCGCCGAACCCGGTCCCACCGTCCTGCTGCGCGGGGACATGGACGCGCTGCCGGTGAGCGAACTGACCGATCTGGACTATGCCTCCACCAACGGATCCATGCATGCCTGCGGGCATGACCTGCACGTCGCGGGCCTGGTCGGCGCCGCCCGGCTGCTCTGCGCGCAGCAGCAGGACCTCTCCGGCAATGTGATCTTTATGTTCCAGCCGGGGGAGGAGGGCCACGACGGTGCAAGCCTGATGCTCGACGAGGGGGTGCTCGACGCCGCCGGGGAACGTCCCGTAGCTGCCTACGGCATCCACGTCCGGCCCGGCCCGCTGGGAGTCTTCCGTACCAAGCCCGGCACGCTGATGGCCGGCGCGAACGAACTGCGGATCACCGTGAAGGGCTCCGGCGGGCACAGCTCCCAGCCGCAGACGGCCATTGATCCGGTGCCGGCGCTGACTGAAATCGCCACGGCGCTGCAGACCATGGCCACGCGCCGGTTCTCTGCCTTCGACCCGATCGTGCTCACCGTGACCCAGCTTTCCGCAGGGGAAGCGATCAACGTCATTCCCGATACCGCCAGCCTCGGCGCCTCGGTCCGTACTCTCTCGGAGGAATCCCTGGACCGGGTGATCGTGGAGTCCAAGGCGCTCGCCGAGGGCATTGCCGCCGCGCACGGCTGCAGCGTGGAGGTGGACTTCACCATCCGCTACCCCGTCACCTGCAACGATCCTGACCGGACCCGGGAGGCCGTCACCGGGCTGCGGGAGATCTTCGGCGAGGACCGGGTGCTGGAATCCCGTGATCCGCTGATGGGATCGGAGGACTTCTCCCTGGTGCTCAACGAGGTTCCGGGCACCTTCCTCTTCCTCGGTGCGACGCCGCCGTCGGTCAATCCGGTCACCGCCGCCTGGAACCATTCACCGCGGGTGGTCTTTGACGACTCGGTGCTGGGGGACCAAGCCGCAGCCCTGGCGCAGCTGGCCTACAACCGGCTGACCTGA
- a CDS encoding ATP-binding cassette domain-containing protein → MSETLSPTTGAKGTATGILLEDVTKRFPGQGKPAVGGLTMEIPRGSIVMLVGPSGCGKTTTLKMINRLIEPTSGRIILDGEDVTGIDGDQLRRGIGYVIQAGGLFPHMTVGANIAVVPKMLNWDKDRIQARVDELLELVSLDPALYRDRYPKELSGGQQQRVGVARALAADPPVLLMDEPFGAVDPITRQRLQDELLHIQSELHKTIVCVTHDFDEAVKLGDWIAIFDEGAQLVQYDSPERILANPANEFVENFIGSGAGLKQLTLTRVNEVELTSPITAAIGDLASDTLSRLQGAGEQNAVVLDERERPIQWLSRRQLSRLDRHTDIVDPKLPVIGNQSTLNDALDTMLVSSTGAALVTGPRDRFLGLITVQTVMEAITAANDAAQQGSSGAPVGLNSGAIRRGTETDAQAAVQDDAGAAAGQGTR, encoded by the coding sequence GTGTCTGAGACTCTTTCCCCAACCACCGGCGCCAAAGGCACCGCCACCGGCATCCTGCTCGAAGACGTCACCAAGCGCTTCCCCGGGCAGGGCAAGCCGGCTGTCGGCGGCCTGACCATGGAGATTCCGCGGGGCAGCATCGTGATGCTGGTTGGCCCGTCGGGCTGCGGCAAGACCACCACGCTGAAGATGATCAACCGGCTCATCGAGCCCACCAGCGGACGGATCATCCTCGACGGCGAAGACGTCACCGGGATCGACGGCGACCAGCTGCGCCGCGGGATCGGCTACGTCATCCAGGCCGGCGGGCTCTTTCCGCACATGACCGTGGGGGCGAACATCGCCGTCGTGCCCAAGATGCTCAACTGGGACAAGGACCGCATCCAGGCGCGGGTGGACGAGCTGCTCGAACTGGTCTCCCTGGATCCGGCCCTGTACCGGGACCGCTACCCGAAGGAGCTGTCCGGCGGGCAGCAGCAGCGCGTGGGGGTGGCCCGTGCGCTGGCCGCCGATCCGCCCGTGCTGCTCATGGATGAACCGTTCGGCGCCGTGGATCCGATCACCCGCCAGCGGCTGCAGGACGAACTGCTGCACATCCAGTCCGAACTGCACAAGACCATCGTCTGCGTCACCCATGACTTCGACGAAGCGGTGAAGCTGGGGGACTGGATCGCCATCTTCGACGAGGGCGCCCAGCTGGTCCAGTACGACTCCCCGGAACGGATCCTGGCCAATCCTGCCAACGAGTTCGTGGAGAACTTCATCGGCTCCGGCGCGGGCCTGAAGCAGCTCACCCTGACCCGGGTGAACGAGGTGGAGCTGACGTCCCCGATTACGGCCGCCATCGGAGACCTCGCCAGTGACACCCTCTCCCGGCTGCAGGGCGCCGGCGAGCAGAACGCCGTGGTGCTGGACGAACGCGAGCGGCCCATCCAGTGGCTCTCCCGCCGCCAGCTCAGCCGCCTGGACCGGCACACCGACATCGTCGATCCCAAGCTTCCGGTGATCGGGAACCAGTCCACCCTCAATGACGCGCTGGACACCATGCTGGTTTCCAGCACCGGCGCCGCCCTGGTGACGGGGCCGCGGGACCGGTTCCTCGGCCTGATCACCGTCCAGACCGTGATGGAGGCGATCACGGCAGCGAACGACGCCGCGCAGCAGGGCTCCTCCGGCGCACCGGTGGGCCTCAACAGCGGCGCCATCCGACGCGGCACCGAGACAGACGCCCAGGCAGCGGTGCAGGACGACGCCGGTGCTGCCGCCGGCCAGGGCACCCGATGA
- a CDS encoding ABC transporter permease: MSTATRTPVAKPGQAPETPDNTPAWAIVTLREVMVKMRDRTYLLSTLVTLLLIVGGVLFNAYMSSRGSDHTVAVADSAAAEIITAADAAGQEDGGNTSFEAVTADSPEAALQLVNNEEADAALIQGDDGSWTLTGKAEIGSGIRGPVSEALTSYVISANAAAAGTTAAELTAGSELEEALLEGDAEQAGIAAAVGFAFSFLFYMATIIFGLAIATSVLEEKQNRVVEILATAIPIRQLLYGKVIGNTVLAVVQLALYGGAALLALNLTGTADMVGSIIPVSGWFLVFFLVGFLILAAGWAMLGAMASRSEDLNSSSTPVMAIIFAALFAGMFAKGQLLVVASFVPVISSVAMPVRMLGSEVPLWQTFASLAIALAAAYALLGFGAKIYRRAVLQSGGSLTLRKAMKLEQ, encoded by the coding sequence ATGAGCACCGCAACCCGAACCCCCGTGGCAAAGCCCGGGCAAGCTCCGGAAACCCCTGACAACACGCCCGCCTGGGCCATCGTTACCTTGCGCGAAGTCATGGTCAAGATGCGCGACCGCACCTACCTGCTCTCGACCCTGGTGACCCTGCTGCTGATCGTGGGCGGCGTCCTCTTTAACGCCTACATGTCCTCGCGCGGTTCGGACCATACGGTGGCCGTGGCAGATTCCGCCGCCGCCGAAATCATCACCGCTGCCGACGCCGCCGGACAGGAGGACGGCGGGAACACCTCCTTCGAAGCCGTCACGGCAGACTCCCCCGAGGCAGCCCTGCAGCTGGTCAACAATGAAGAGGCGGACGCGGCACTGATCCAGGGAGATGACGGCAGCTGGACCCTGACCGGAAAGGCCGAGATCGGTTCCGGGATCCGCGGGCCGGTTTCCGAGGCCCTGACAAGCTATGTCATCAGTGCCAACGCCGCAGCGGCCGGCACGACGGCGGCGGAACTGACCGCCGGCAGCGAGCTGGAAGAAGCGCTGCTGGAAGGCGACGCCGAGCAGGCCGGAATCGCCGCCGCCGTCGGCTTCGCGTTCAGCTTCCTCTTCTATATGGCCACCATCATTTTCGGTCTGGCGATCGCCACCTCCGTGCTGGAGGAGAAGCAGAACCGGGTGGTGGAAATCCTGGCTACCGCCATTCCCATCCGCCAGCTCCTTTACGGCAAGGTGATCGGCAATACCGTCCTGGCCGTGGTGCAGCTGGCACTGTACGGCGGGGCAGCCCTGCTGGCGCTGAACCTGACCGGAACAGCGGACATGGTGGGCTCCATCATTCCGGTGTCCGGCTGGTTCCTGGTCTTCTTCCTCGTCGGGTTCCTGATCCTTGCCGCCGGCTGGGCAATGCTCGGGGCCATGGCCAGCCGGTCCGAGGACCTGAACAGCAGTTCCACCCCGGTCATGGCAATCATCTTCGCCGCCCTGTTTGCCGGGATGTTTGCCAAGGGACAGCTGCTGGTCGTCGCCTCGTTCGTGCCGGTGATTTCCTCCGTGGCGATGCCCGTCCGGATGCTCGGCTCGGAGGTGCCGCTGTGGCAGACCTTCGCCTCGCTGGCCATTGCGCTGGCCGCGGCCTACGCGCTGCTGGGCTTTGGCGCCAAGATCTACCGACGGGCCGTTCTGCAGAGCGGAGGCTCGCTGACGCTGCGCAAGGCCATGAAGCTGGAGCAGTAG
- a CDS encoding APC family permease, with product MIGFGWVVLTGDWLINAGTLGSVLAMVTGGVIMAVVGLTYAELCAAMPKAGGEHNYIMRAMGPRTSFVGSWAIIGGYVTIVAFEAVALPRTVQYIFPDLSQIHLWTVAGFDVHLTWALVGAAAAVVITWINIRGVKEAGVVQTFVVLFLLAIGLVMIAGSFTGGSVANMEPWINNGMTGFFAVLVVVPFLFIGFDVIPQSAEEVNIPAKQIGKLVVVSVVLATIWYLMVVLTTSSAMSAGDLAQTDIATADAVGAMFGSDIMAKILIAGGIAGILTSWNSLLMGASRLMYSLARSGMLPAWFGRLHPKYHTPHNALLFIGALSFLAPFGGAEMLGWLVDSGAPSIVLAYTLVAISFLILRRREPAMDRPLRIGGRGNGGIVIGIAAAVFGLALFSLYMPGMPAALGLEPWVLFAAWWVVGLVFFFRVPAGIKAGPDAEEHVLARLRSGAR from the coding sequence ATGATCGGTTTCGGCTGGGTGGTGCTCACCGGCGACTGGCTGATCAATGCCGGCACCCTCGGCTCGGTGCTGGCCATGGTTACCGGCGGCGTCATCATGGCGGTGGTCGGACTGACCTACGCCGAGCTGTGCGCGGCGATGCCAAAGGCCGGCGGCGAGCACAACTACATCATGCGCGCCATGGGCCCGCGGACTTCCTTCGTGGGATCCTGGGCCATCATCGGCGGCTATGTGACCATTGTGGCGTTCGAAGCCGTGGCCCTGCCCCGCACGGTGCAGTACATCTTCCCGGACCTGAGCCAGATTCACCTGTGGACCGTGGCGGGCTTCGACGTGCACCTGACCTGGGCGCTGGTAGGTGCGGCTGCCGCCGTCGTCATCACCTGGATCAACATCCGCGGCGTGAAGGAAGCGGGCGTGGTGCAGACCTTCGTGGTGCTTTTCCTGCTGGCCATCGGGCTGGTGATGATTGCCGGTTCGTTCACCGGAGGGTCCGTGGCCAACATGGAGCCGTGGATTAACAACGGCATGACCGGGTTCTTCGCGGTCCTGGTGGTGGTGCCCTTCCTGTTTATCGGCTTCGACGTGATTCCGCAGTCCGCCGAGGAAGTGAACATCCCCGCCAAGCAGATCGGCAAGCTCGTAGTTGTCTCCGTGGTGCTGGCAACCATTTGGTACCTCATGGTGGTGCTGACCACCTCTTCGGCCATGTCCGCCGGAGACCTGGCGCAGACGGATATTGCGACGGCGGACGCCGTCGGAGCCATGTTCGGCTCGGACATCATGGCCAAGATCCTGATTGCCGGCGGCATCGCAGGCATCCTCACCTCGTGGAACTCGCTGCTGATGGGTGCGTCCCGGCTGATGTATTCCCTGGCCCGTTCAGGCATGCTCCCGGCATGGTTCGGCCGCCTGCATCCGAAGTACCACACCCCGCACAACGCACTGCTGTTCATCGGGGCGCTGAGTTTCCTCGCCCCGTTCGGCGGCGCGGAGATGCTCGGCTGGCTGGTGGACTCCGGGGCACCGAGCATCGTGCTGGCCTACACCCTGGTGGCGATTTCATTCCTCATCCTGCGCCGGCGCGAACCGGCTATGGACCGGCCGCTGCGGATCGGCGGGCGCGGTAACGGCGGCATCGTCATCGGTATTGCCGCCGCGGTCTTTGGTCTGGCCCTGTTCAGCCTCTACATGCCGGGCATGCCAGCGGCGTTGGGGCTTGAGCCGTGGGTCCTGTTCGCTGCGTGGTGGGTGGTCGGCCTGGTCTTCTTCTTCCGGGTGCCGGCGGGCATCAAGGCAGGGCCCGACGCCGAGGAGCACGTCCTTGCCCGGCTCCGGTCCGGCGCGCGGTAG
- a CDS encoding ABC transporter permease — protein MWEFVADRYQQILFAGWQHFSLVVQCLILATVIAVVIAALVYRNKTLSGVANGVSAVGLTLPSFALIGLLIAPFGFGAVPAVIVVAFYATLPILRNAVVGLAGISPTVVESARGVGMSRLRTLLRIELPLAWPVILAGVRVSAQMVMGIAAIAAYALGPGLGGFIFTGLSRLGGANSLESVVVGVVGVILLALILDLLLVGLGRLTTPRGIRV, from the coding sequence GTGTGGGAATTCGTGGCGGACCGGTATCAGCAGATCCTGTTCGCCGGATGGCAGCACTTCAGCCTAGTTGTCCAGTGCCTGATCCTCGCCACGGTCATAGCCGTGGTTATCGCGGCCCTGGTTTACCGCAATAAGACCCTCAGCGGAGTGGCCAACGGCGTCTCCGCAGTTGGCCTGACGCTCCCGTCCTTCGCCCTGATCGGCCTGCTGATCGCACCCTTCGGGTTCGGTGCCGTGCCGGCCGTGATCGTGGTGGCGTTCTATGCCACCCTGCCCATCCTGCGCAACGCGGTGGTGGGCCTGGCCGGAATTTCCCCGACCGTTGTTGAATCCGCCCGCGGTGTCGGCATGAGCCGGCTGCGCACGCTGCTGCGCATCGAACTGCCGCTGGCCTGGCCGGTCATCCTGGCCGGCGTGCGGGTGTCCGCCCAGATGGTGATGGGTATTGCCGCCATCGCGGCCTACGCCCTCGGGCCGGGACTGGGCGGCTTCATCTTCACCGGCCTGTCCCGCCTGGGCGGGGCCAACTCCCTCGAGTCCGTGGTGGTCGGCGTCGTCGGCGTCATCCTGCTGGCCCTGATCCTTGACCTTCTCCTGGTCGGCCTCGGCCGGCTCACAACCCCGCGAGGTATCCGTGTCTGA
- a CDS encoding response regulator transcription factor, whose translation MEPIRVLLADDQALLRAGFAMMLSVEDEIEVVGQAANGAEAVDFAAAHPVDIILMDVQMPVLDGIRATEQVVRAGTAKVIILTTFERDDYLFDAISAGASGFLLKNSDPDDLVAAVHAVAGGHALLAPEMTVRVIERFARQLHAEAAGAAARPNGHPTAAPATAVGTRPPSGSAQQQKLLDSLTSREREVLVNVAAGRSNAEIAAGMFVAEATVKTHVSNLLGKIQVRDRVQAVVFAYESGLILPGDKPAAG comes from the coding sequence ATGGAACCGATCCGGGTCCTGCTGGCTGATGACCAGGCCCTGCTGCGGGCGGGCTTTGCCATGATGCTCTCCGTGGAGGACGAAATCGAGGTGGTGGGCCAAGCCGCCAACGGCGCCGAAGCCGTGGACTTTGCCGCGGCACACCCCGTCGACATCATCCTCATGGACGTGCAGATGCCGGTCCTGGACGGGATCCGGGCCACCGAGCAGGTAGTGCGGGCCGGCACCGCGAAGGTCATCATCCTCACCACCTTTGAACGCGACGACTACCTTTTTGATGCCATCAGCGCCGGTGCCAGCGGCTTCCTGCTGAAGAACTCCGACCCGGACGATCTGGTGGCAGCGGTCCACGCCGTCGCCGGCGGCCACGCCCTGCTGGCACCGGAAATGACGGTGCGGGTCATCGAACGCTTCGCCCGGCAGCTGCACGCAGAGGCTGCCGGCGCGGCTGCCCGGCCAAACGGCCACCCAACCGCTGCCCCGGCCACCGCCGTCGGAACCCGCCCGCCGTCGGGGTCCGCCCAGCAGCAGAAACTGCTGGACTCGCTGACCTCCCGTGAGCGCGAAGTGCTCGTGAATGTTGCCGCTGGCCGGAGCAACGCCGAGATCGCTGCGGGCATGTTCGTGGCCGAGGCGACGGTCAAGACCCATGTCTCCAATCTGCTGGGCAAGATCCAGGTCCGGGACCGGGTGCAGGCTGTGGTGTTCGCCTATGAGTCCGGCCTCATCCTCCCGGGGGACAAGCCGGCCGCCGGCTGA
- a CDS encoding sensor histidine kinase, which produces MIETMAFDTADAGPERNARTRPGWLARLPWRTGEDWERPGPTRAQLRHDVVGTLIVLLVSALVMEVSRGIGALAGETGPIWFQHLALALIILPLVVRRRYPVAVMLACSAVFLGLGLLVPMVATQTSFQAAYFASLYTAVAWAKDRRMLWLGTTVVIAVMALWVILSFTVSSTYDGMLERIMEGDDTYRGFLPPLASLALYNFAINAAFFGGAIMFGMSAWRSAHQRELLVKQSAQLEIQATELARQAVLDERLRIARELHDVVAHHIAVIGVQAGAARRVLEKKPEATAGALQTIEASSREAVEQMRSLLGVLRAGEEPGAESDGGARRTPEPGLADLPALVAEHLQLGLSVSYHRSEHVPGSLDRVPAPLGLSIYRTVQESLANVRRHSTAGSAVVALRTGTTGTGNSWVEVETVDNGRPRTGSTAGSGFGIRGIRERADLHGGSTEIGPRSGGGWRVRVRFPLH; this is translated from the coding sequence ATGATCGAGACCATGGCCTTCGACACGGCCGACGCCGGCCCGGAACGGAACGCACGGACCCGGCCCGGCTGGCTCGCCCGCCTCCCCTGGCGAACCGGGGAGGACTGGGAACGCCCGGGGCCCACCCGCGCCCAGCTGCGCCACGACGTCGTCGGAACCCTGATCGTGTTGCTGGTCTCCGCGCTCGTTATGGAGGTGAGCCGCGGAATCGGTGCCCTGGCCGGGGAAACCGGGCCCATCTGGTTCCAGCATCTGGCGCTGGCTTTAATCATCCTGCCCTTGGTGGTGCGCCGCCGTTACCCGGTGGCCGTCATGCTGGCCTGCAGCGCCGTGTTCCTGGGACTGGGGCTGCTGGTGCCCATGGTCGCCACGCAGACGAGCTTCCAGGCCGCCTATTTTGCCTCGCTCTACACCGCTGTGGCCTGGGCGAAGGACCGCAGGATGCTCTGGCTCGGCACCACCGTGGTCATTGCCGTGATGGCGTTGTGGGTCATCCTTTCCTTCACCGTGTCCTCCACCTACGACGGCATGCTGGAACGGATCATGGAGGGCGATGACACCTACCGCGGTTTCCTGCCGCCGCTGGCATCCCTGGCGCTCTACAACTTCGCCATCAACGCCGCCTTCTTCGGCGGAGCCATCATGTTCGGCATGAGCGCCTGGCGCAGCGCGCATCAGCGCGAGCTGCTGGTCAAACAGTCCGCTCAGCTGGAAATCCAGGCGACGGAACTGGCCCGGCAGGCGGTGCTGGATGAGCGGCTGCGCATCGCCCGGGAACTGCACGACGTCGTCGCGCACCACATCGCGGTGATCGGGGTCCAGGCGGGCGCGGCCCGGCGGGTGCTGGAGAAAAAACCCGAGGCCACCGCGGGCGCCCTGCAGACCATTGAAGCCTCCTCCCGCGAAGCGGTGGAGCAGATGCGGTCCCTGCTGGGCGTACTGCGCGCGGGCGAGGAACCGGGGGCGGAGTCCGACGGCGGTGCGCGGCGTACCCCCGAGCCCGGCTTGGCGGACCTCCCGGCACTGGTGGCAGAGCACCTGCAGTTGGGCCTGTCCGTGTCGTATCACCGGTCCGAGCATGTGCCCGGCTCGCTGGACCGGGTCCCCGCACCGCTGGGCCTCTCGATTTACCGCACCGTCCAGGAGTCCCTCGCCAACGTCCGCCGGCACTCCACCGCAGGCTCCGCCGTCGTCGCCCTTCGCACGGGCACCACAGGGACCGGCAACAGCTGGGTGGAGGTGGAGACCGTGGACAACGGCAGGCCGCGCACGGGCAGCACCGCCGGTTCCGGATTCGGCATCCGGGGTATCCGGGAACGGGCCGACCTGCACGGCGGCAGCACCGAAATCGGACCGCGGTCCGGCGGCGGCTGGCGCGTCCGGGTCCGGTTTCCGCTCCATTGA
- a CDS encoding ABC transporter ATP-binding protein: protein MLQVRNLTRRFGDKTAVDDVTFDIPSGRMTGFVGANGAGKTTTMRMIMGVLTATAGEVLLDGSPVTAAQRAQFGYMPEERGLYPKQPIIDQLVYLGQLHRMSQSSARREAMELLDRFNLADRSKDKLESLSLGNQQRVQIAASLLHRPTALILDEPFSGLDPIAVDSMVELLRERTAAGVPVLFSSHQLDLVDRLCDNLVVLQAGRLMAAGTGDELRATAPRRHRITVSPDAGWLREETGLTVIDVAGPSALVEFDDDAHAQRTLAAALSRGTVQEFAPIRPSLSDIYREVTA from the coding sequence ATGCTGCAGGTCCGCAATCTCACCCGACGCTTCGGGGACAAAACCGCCGTCGACGACGTCACGTTCGACATTCCGTCCGGCCGCATGACCGGCTTCGTGGGTGCAAACGGCGCCGGTAAAACCACCACCATGCGCATGATCATGGGAGTCCTGACCGCCACAGCCGGCGAAGTGCTGCTGGACGGGTCCCCCGTGACCGCTGCGCAGCGCGCACAGTTCGGGTACATGCCCGAAGAGCGCGGCCTCTACCCCAAGCAGCCCATCATCGACCAGCTGGTCTACCTCGGCCAGCTGCACCGGATGAGCCAGTCCTCGGCCCGCCGTGAGGCAATGGAACTGCTGGACCGTTTTAATCTGGCAGACCGGAGCAAGGACAAGCTCGAATCGCTTTCCCTGGGCAACCAGCAGCGCGTGCAGATCGCCGCCTCGCTGCTGCACCGGCCCACCGCCCTGATCCTGGACGAACCGTTCTCCGGACTGGATCCGATCGCCGTCGACTCCATGGTGGAACTGCTGCGCGAACGGACCGCCGCCGGTGTGCCGGTCCTGTTCTCCAGCCACCAGCTGGACCTGGTGGACCGGCTCTGCGACAACCTCGTGGTCCTGCAGGCCGGCCGCCTGATGGCCGCCGGCACCGGCGACGAGCTGCGCGCCACGGCACCCCGCCGCCACCGCATCACGGTCTCCCCCGACGCCGGCTGGCTGCGCGAGGAAACCGGACTCACCGTCATCGACGTCGCCGGTCCGTCCGCACTGGTGGAGTTCGACGACGACGCCCACGCCCAGCGCACCCTGGCCGCCGCCCTGTCCCGCGGCACGGTGCAGGAATTCGCCCCCATCCGTCCGTCCCTGAGCGACATCTACCGTGAGGTGACAGCATGA
- a CDS encoding ABC transporter permease, which yields MTAVSTAAQARTEAESGAGPTSWRPLLLQLAGIAVAFGLLMLWLTTAELSVTERTTLDPAALWEYTVQHLLLTGVSAVIVLVVAIPLGVLLTRGRMRRVTGPIMALANIGQAAPAIGLLVLLAFWVGFGFRAAIGALVVYALLPVMRNTMVGLQQVDPRIVEAGRGVGMSNAQVLFRLELPLAVPVMLSGVRTALVLLVGTATLATFVNGGGLGILITTGVNLNLTTVLVAGALLVALLALVVDWIGRLVEHIARPKGL from the coding sequence ATGACCGCCGTTTCGACGGCTGCGCAGGCCCGGACCGAAGCCGAAAGCGGTGCCGGCCCGACGTCGTGGCGCCCGCTGCTGCTGCAGCTGGCCGGCATCGCGGTGGCCTTCGGACTCCTGATGCTCTGGCTGACCACCGCCGAGCTCAGCGTCACCGAGCGCACCACGCTGGACCCCGCAGCACTGTGGGAATACACCGTCCAGCACCTCCTGCTCACCGGGGTGTCCGCCGTGATCGTGCTGGTGGTCGCCATCCCGCTGGGCGTGCTGCTCACCCGCGGACGGATGCGCCGGGTCACCGGACCGATCATGGCGCTGGCCAACATCGGCCAGGCCGCGCCGGCCATCGGGCTGCTGGTGCTGCTGGCCTTCTGGGTCGGGTTCGGCTTCCGGGCCGCCATCGGCGCGCTGGTGGTCTACGCCCTGCTGCCGGTTATGCGGAACACGATGGTGGGCCTGCAGCAGGTGGACCCGCGCATCGTCGAGGCCGGCCGCGGCGTCGGCATGAGCAACGCCCAGGTGCTGTTTCGGCTGGAACTGCCGCTCGCGGTGCCCGTGATGCTCTCCGGCGTCCGGACCGCCCTGGTGCTCCTGGTGGGCACTGCCACCCTGGCCACGTTCGTCAACGGCGGCGGGCTGGGGATCCTCATCACCACCGGCGTGAACCTGAACCTGACCACGGTGCTGGTGGCCGGAGCCCTGCTGGTGGCGCTGCTGGCCCTGGTGGTCGACTGGATCGGCCGTCTGGTCGAGCACATCGCCCGGCCGAAGGGACTCTAA